In one Thermaerobacter sp. PB12/4term genomic region, the following are encoded:
- a CDS encoding radical SAM protein, protein MRPRTRRIQYRWLPCKSLVNRVSGMPFQWSINPYRGCTHGCVYCYARATHPYLGLDGGLDFESVIFVKQGAVEALRRDLARPGWNREMVAIGTATDPYQPIEGKYRLMRGILRALIDAETPFSITTKNTLVLRDLDLLAEASRRAGCTVNISIPTVDPGLWRQLEPGTPHPAQRLRVLERLRAAGIRAGVFLAPILPGITDDRLHLEAVVKAAAQHGAAFLWPGVMHLAPGVREWVFPALARLRPDLMPMYRALYRGREAAPFYRESVLRRVEELKTRWGLAGPRPDGVHRVTPPAGTAPSASGDAGRAAAPTRPPAPVTTVPVAAMAGVTALLPMLPRANRPAGPGPATRQPGTAQRSATAGGLEQPARAATRDRKPAGASGRTPAPGRPVRPGHRDRRSRGVPGQIALPLPGV, encoded by the coding sequence GTGCGTCCCCGCACTCGCCGCATCCAGTACCGCTGGCTGCCCTGTAAGAGCCTGGTCAACCGCGTCTCCGGAATGCCCTTTCAGTGGAGCATCAACCCCTACCGCGGGTGCACCCACGGCTGCGTGTACTGCTATGCCCGCGCAACCCATCCCTATCTGGGGCTCGACGGCGGCCTGGACTTCGAATCGGTGATCTTCGTGAAGCAGGGTGCGGTGGAAGCCCTGCGCCGGGACCTGGCCCGGCCGGGCTGGAACCGGGAGATGGTGGCCATCGGCACCGCCACCGACCCTTACCAGCCCATCGAGGGGAAATACCGTTTGATGCGCGGCATCCTGCGGGCACTGATCGACGCCGAAACCCCCTTCTCCATCACCACGAAAAACACCCTGGTCCTGCGCGACCTGGACCTGCTGGCCGAGGCCAGCCGCCGGGCGGGCTGCACGGTGAACATCTCCATCCCGACGGTCGATCCCGGCCTGTGGCGCCAGCTGGAGCCCGGCACCCCCCACCCGGCTCAGCGGCTGCGGGTCCTGGAGCGCCTGCGGGCCGCTGGAATCCGGGCTGGCGTCTTCCTGGCCCCCATCCTGCCCGGCATCACCGACGACCGGCTCCACCTGGAAGCCGTGGTGAAAGCGGCCGCGCAGCACGGGGCGGCCTTCCTGTGGCCGGGGGTCATGCACCTGGCGCCCGGCGTGCGGGAGTGGGTCTTCCCGGCCCTGGCTCGGTTGCGGCCCGATTTGATGCCCATGTACCGGGCCCTCTATCGGGGGAGGGAGGCGGCACCCTTCTACCGGGAAAGCGTGCTCCGGCGGGTCGAAGAGTTGAAAACCCGGTGGGGTCTGGCCGGACCGCGGCCGGACGGTGTACACCGGGTCACCCCGCCGGCCGGGACCGCCCCTTCCGCCAGCGGTGACGCCGGCCGGGCGGCCGCCCCCACCCGGCCCCCTGCCCCGGTTACCACGGTGCCCGTCGCCGCCATGGCGGGCGTGACGGCCCTCCTCCCGATGCTCCCGCGGGCGAACCGGCCGGCAGGCCCCGGGCCTGCCACCCGCCAGCCCGGCACCGCCCAGCGCTCCGCCACCGCCGGCGGGTTGGAACAGCCTGCCCGCGCCGCCACCCGGGACAGGAAGCCGGCCGGCGCCTCGGGCCGCACCCCTGCGCCCGGTCGCCCGGTCCGCCCCGGGCACCGGGACCGGCGATCCCGCGGTGTTCCCGGCCAGATCGCCCTGCCGTTGCCCGGCGTTTGA
- a CDS encoding S41 family peptidase — MTSFGHSFDTGPAGREGDRPVLTLRQALAGALILVVLTAVVTLAVSDRVEGFWLRLFPQSVALTDAEKQQLLDELVRSPNFDRFLTVFQLVRNQYVDPLPVDQLLEGATRGVVEATGDPFSAYFDPQEFREFQIDVSGHYSGIGVVVSEGKDGGVVVQTPFEGSPGATTPFEGAGPDDPVGLRPGDVIISVDGQDVTGESVEAVARRIRGPEGTQVTLEVLREGYDKPLKFVLTRRNIDVPSVQAHMLDGKIGYIHLTQFLPDTPDDFDAALDELRRQGMQGLILDLRNNPGGELQAVVRIADRLLPRGPIVHIEYRHRGRETHSSDAGALGLPLAVLVNQGSASASEILAGAIQDYGVGVLVGEHTFGKGTVQTVWPLDGKGRAGLGRRGEEGAGVKLTVARYLTPKERPIVMGKGIEPDVHVPFDLENLEGMGDLRRDPQLRAAYQRVEQMVAGGA, encoded by the coding sequence ATGACGTCCTTCGGCCATTCCTTCGACACCGGACCGGCCGGGCGGGAGGGGGACCGCCCGGTCTTGACCTTGCGCCAGGCGCTGGCCGGCGCGCTGATCCTGGTCGTCCTGACGGCGGTGGTGACCCTGGCCGTCTCCGACCGGGTGGAAGGCTTCTGGCTCCGCCTCTTCCCCCAGAGCGTGGCCCTCACCGATGCCGAAAAGCAGCAGCTGCTGGACGAGCTGGTGCGCTCGCCCAACTTCGACCGGTTCCTCACGGTGTTTCAACTGGTGAGGAACCAGTACGTCGACCCGCTGCCTGTGGACCAGCTGCTGGAAGGAGCCACCCGGGGGGTGGTCGAGGCCACGGGGGATCCCTTCTCCGCCTATTTCGATCCGCAGGAGTTTCGCGAGTTCCAGATCGACGTATCGGGCCACTACAGCGGGATCGGCGTGGTGGTGTCGGAGGGGAAGGATGGTGGCGTGGTCGTCCAGACCCCCTTCGAAGGCTCGCCGGGAGCCACCACGCCCTTCGAGGGAGCGGGACCGGACGATCCCGTGGGCCTGCGGCCGGGGGACGTGATCATCAGCGTCGACGGGCAGGACGTCACCGGGGAGAGCGTGGAGGCGGTGGCCCGGCGCATCCGCGGGCCCGAGGGAACCCAGGTCACCCTGGAGGTGCTGCGGGAGGGCTATGACAAGCCGCTGAAGTTCGTCCTGACGCGCCGCAACATCGACGTGCCGTCGGTCCAGGCCCACATGCTGGACGGGAAGATCGGCTACATCCACCTGACCCAGTTCCTGCCCGATACCCCCGACGACTTCGATGCAGCGCTGGACGAGCTGCGCCGGCAGGGCATGCAGGGTCTCATCCTGGACCTGCGCAACAACCCCGGGGGCGAGCTCCAGGCGGTGGTGCGCATCGCGGACCGGCTCCTGCCCCGGGGGCCCATCGTCCACATCGAGTACCGCCATCGCGGCCGGGAGACCCACTCTTCCGACGCCGGGGCCCTGGGCCTGCCGCTGGCGGTCCTGGTCAACCAGGGCAGCGCCAGTGCCTCGGAGATCCTGGCGGGTGCCATCCAGGATTACGGCGTCGGGGTGCTGGTGGGCGAGCACACCTTCGGCAAAGGCACCGTGCAGACGGTGTGGCCGCTGGACGGCAAAGGCCGGGCCGGCCTGGGCCGGCGGGGGGAAGAGGGGGCGGGCGTCAAGCTGACCGTGGCCCGTTACCTGACACCGAAGGAACGACCCATCGTCATGGGCAAGGGGATCGAGCCCGACGTGCACGTGCCCTTCGACCTGGAAAACCTGGAGGGGATGGGCGACCTGCGCCGCGACCCGCAGCTCCGGGCAGCCTACCAGCGGGTTGAGCAGATGGTCGCCGGCGGCGCATGA
- the uvrA gene encoding excinuclease ABC subunit UvrA: MAQDRIVIRGARQHNLKNIDLELPRDKLIVLTGLSGSGKSSLAFDTLYAEGQRRYVESLSAYARQFLGQMDKPDVDMIEGLSPAISIDQKTTTRNPRSTVGTVTEIYDYLRLLFARVGHPHCPNCGRPISQQTVEQMVDRVLELPEGTRVQVLAPLVRGRKGEHEKVFDEARRAGFVRVRVDGQVRELAELPPGFKLEKNKKHTIEVVVDRIVVRPGARSRLADSIETALGLADGLVLIDVLDGEAMLFSQRFACPECGTSLEELSPRMFSFNSPYGACPECSGLGSRLEIDPELVIPDRRKSLAAGAVVPWSRGTSNYYPQLLMAVARHFGVDWEAPLEEAGEEFIRVLLYGTPEPIRFRYENRYGRVRDRYVQFDGVVANLERRYREATTDFQREEIEQYMSAHPCPACRGARLRPESLAVTVGGKNIAQVTAMSVRQLLGFLDQLRLTEREAVIAREVIKEIRARLHFLADVGLDYLTLDRPAGTLSGGEAQRIRLATQIGSGLVGVLYILDEPSIGLHQRDNARLIATLQRLRDLGNTLVVVEHDQDMMEAADFIVDIGPGAGEHGGRVVVAGTLQDVIRCPESVTGQYLSGRRAIPVPERRRQPNGRWLVVKGAREHNLKGIDVRFPLNLLVCVTGVSGSGKSTLVNDILYRRLAQHVYGTRTRPGEHEGIEGLEHVRKVVNVDQSPIGRTPRSNPATYTGVFDFIRELFAATPEARMRGYTKGRFSFNVRGGRCEACKGDGIIKIEMHFLPDVYVPCEVCKGKRYNRETLEIKYKGKSIADVLDMTVEEALEFFAAVPRVQRKLQTLYDVGLGYIRLGQPATELSGGEAQRVKLATELSRRSDGGTVYILDEPTTGLHFADIHRLVDVLQRLVDAGDTVIVIEHNLDVVKVADWVIDLGPEGGDGGGRVVAEGPPEAIMAEPASYTGRFLRQHLERQAGRSGTGGQLPGAAPPDGMAAVDGLATGDRPASRDGGAVARAAGR, translated from the coding sequence ATGGCACAGGACCGGATCGTCATCCGCGGGGCGCGGCAGCACAACCTGAAGAACATCGACCTGGAGCTGCCCCGGGACAAGCTGATCGTCCTCACCGGCCTCAGCGGCAGCGGCAAGAGCTCGCTGGCCTTCGACACCCTCTATGCCGAGGGCCAGCGGCGGTACGTGGAATCGCTGTCCGCCTACGCCCGCCAGTTTCTGGGCCAGATGGACAAGCCGGACGTGGACATGATCGAGGGGCTGTCGCCGGCCATCTCCATCGACCAGAAGACCACGACCCGCAACCCCCGCTCCACCGTGGGCACGGTGACGGAGATCTACGACTACCTGCGGCTGCTCTTCGCCCGGGTGGGGCATCCCCATTGCCCCAACTGCGGCCGGCCCATCAGCCAGCAGACGGTGGAGCAGATGGTGGACCGGGTGCTGGAGCTGCCCGAAGGCACCCGGGTGCAGGTCCTGGCGCCCCTGGTCCGGGGGCGGAAGGGCGAGCACGAGAAGGTCTTCGACGAGGCCCGGCGGGCCGGGTTCGTCCGGGTGCGGGTGGACGGCCAGGTGCGGGAGCTGGCCGAGCTGCCGCCGGGTTTCAAGCTGGAGAAGAACAAGAAACACACCATTGAAGTGGTGGTCGACCGCATCGTGGTGCGGCCGGGGGCCCGGTCCCGCCTAGCCGACTCCATCGAGACGGCCCTGGGGCTGGCCGACGGGCTGGTGCTGATCGATGTGCTGGACGGGGAGGCCATGCTCTTCAGCCAGCGCTTTGCCTGCCCCGAGTGCGGCACCAGCCTGGAAGAGCTCAGCCCCCGCATGTTCTCCTTCAACAGCCCGTACGGGGCTTGCCCGGAGTGCTCCGGGCTGGGCAGCCGGCTGGAGATCGACCCCGAGCTGGTGATCCCCGACCGGCGCAAGTCCCTGGCAGCCGGCGCGGTGGTGCCCTGGAGCCGGGGAACCTCCAACTACTACCCGCAGCTGCTGATGGCGGTGGCGCGCCACTTCGGGGTCGACTGGGAGGCGCCACTGGAGGAGGCGGGGGAGGAGTTCATCCGGGTGCTGCTCTACGGCACCCCGGAACCCATCCGCTTCCGCTACGAGAACCGGTACGGGCGGGTGCGGGACCGGTACGTCCAGTTCGACGGCGTGGTGGCCAACCTGGAGCGGCGCTACCGGGAAGCCACCACGGACTTCCAGCGGGAAGAGATCGAGCAGTACATGAGCGCCCACCCCTGCCCGGCCTGCCGCGGGGCCCGCCTGCGGCCCGAATCCCTGGCGGTCACCGTGGGAGGCAAGAACATCGCCCAGGTGACGGCCATGTCCGTGCGCCAGCTGCTGGGCTTCCTGGACCAACTCCGGCTGACGGAGCGGGAGGCGGTGATCGCCCGGGAGGTCATCAAGGAGATCCGGGCGCGGCTCCACTTCCTGGCCGACGTGGGGCTGGATTACCTCACCCTGGACCGCCCGGCCGGCACCCTGTCGGGCGGCGAGGCCCAGCGCATCCGGCTGGCCACCCAGATCGGGTCGGGCCTGGTGGGCGTGCTCTACATCCTGGACGAACCCAGCATCGGCCTGCACCAGCGGGACAACGCGCGGTTGATCGCCACGCTGCAGCGCCTCCGGGACCTGGGCAACACCCTGGTGGTGGTGGAGCACGACCAGGACATGATGGAGGCCGCCGACTTCATCGTCGACATCGGGCCGGGTGCCGGGGAGCACGGCGGCCGGGTGGTGGTGGCCGGCACGCTTCAGGATGTGATCCGCTGCCCCGAGTCGGTGACGGGCCAGTACCTCTCGGGCCGCCGGGCCATCCCGGTGCCGGAACGGCGGCGGCAGCCCAATGGCCGGTGGCTGGTGGTGAAGGGAGCGCGGGAGCACAACCTCAAGGGCATCGACGTGCGCTTCCCCCTCAACCTGCTGGTGTGTGTAACGGGCGTGTCGGGCAGCGGCAAGTCGACCCTGGTCAACGACATCCTCTACCGGCGCCTGGCCCAGCACGTCTACGGCACCAGGACGCGGCCCGGCGAGCACGAGGGCATCGAGGGCCTGGAACACGTCCGCAAGGTGGTCAACGTAGACCAGTCGCCCATCGGGCGGACGCCGCGGTCGAACCCCGCCACCTACACCGGCGTCTTCGACTTCATCCGCGAGCTTTTCGCGGCCACCCCCGAGGCCCGGATGCGGGGTTACACCAAGGGACGGTTCAGCTTCAACGTGCGGGGCGGCCGCTGCGAGGCCTGCAAGGGCGACGGCATCATCAAGATCGAGATGCACTTCCTGCCCGACGTCTACGTGCCGTGTGAGGTGTGCAAGGGCAAGCGATACAACCGCGAGACCCTGGAGATCAAGTACAAGGGCAAGTCCATCGCCGACGTGCTGGACATGACGGTGGAAGAGGCGCTGGAGTTCTTTGCCGCGGTGCCCCGGGTGCAGCGGAAGCTGCAAACCCTGTACGACGTGGGGCTGGGGTACATCCGGCTGGGCCAGCCGGCCACGGAGCTCTCCGGCGGGGAAGCCCAGCGGGTCAAGCTGGCCACCGAGCTCTCCCGCCGGTCCGACGGCGGCACGGTCTACATCCTGGACGAGCCGACCACGGGGCTGCACTTCGCCGACATTCACCGGCTGGTGGACGTGCTGCAGCGGCTGGTGGACGCCGGGGACACGGTGATCGTCATCGAGCACAACCTGGACGTGGTCAAGGTGGCCGACTGGGTCATCGACCTGGGGCCCGAGGGGGGCGACGGTGGCGGCCGGGTGGTGGCCGAGGGGCCGCCCGAGGCCATCATGGCCGAACCCGCCTCGTACACGGGCCGGTTCCTGCGCCAGCATCTGGAGCGCCAGGCCGGCCGGTCGGGCACGGGCGGGCAGCTGCCCGGGGCGGCGCCGCCGGATGGGATGGCCGCCGTGGACGGCCTGGCCACCGGGGATCGCCCGGCCTCCCGGGACGGCGGCGCCGTGGCCCGGGCCGCGGGGCGATAA
- the uvrB gene encoding excinuclease ABC subunit UvrB: MPAFKVVAEFEPRGDQPKAIEAISRAFREGAQVVTLLGATGTGKTATMAWVIEQLQLPTLVIAHNKTLAGQLAAEFKQFFPHNAVEYFVSYYDYYQPEAYVPQTDTYIEKDALINDEIDKLRHSATSSLFERKDVIVVASVSCIYGLGAPEDYRDLVLSLRVGNEMPREQILRKLVDIQYARNDVDFQRGTFRVRGDVIEIFPASMAERAIRVELFGDEIDRLAEIDALTGEVLAYRDHVAIYPASHYVTHEWKLKRAIESIERELEQRLAELRARDKLLEAQRLEQRTRYDLEMLREVGYCSGIENYSRHLTGRSPGEPPYTLLDYFPRPFLCIIDESHVTIPQLRAMYEGEMSRKDSLIEYGFRLPSARDNRPLKFEEFWEKVGQVLFVSATPGPFEREHSDVIVEQIVRPTGLLDPEIEVRPTRGQIEDLLGEIRQRVERGHRVLVTTLTKRMAEDLTDYLREMGIKVRYLHSEVDTLERMEIIRDLRLGVFDVLVGINLLREGLDLPEVSLVAILDADKEGYLRSTTALIQTIGRAARNVEGKVIMYADTITDSMRQAIEETYRRRKIQEEYNRRHGITPQTVRKAVRDVIEATHAAERPPEYLAGKRLSDLPRHQIPEIVKKLRKEMEEAARDLEFERAALLRDMILELEARRLGQPVGRDTLRAAATAGAGGGPSPAARRRGRAGRAGR; this comes from the coding sequence ATGCCTGCGTTCAAGGTGGTGGCCGAATTCGAGCCCCGGGGGGATCAGCCCAAGGCCATCGAGGCCATCAGCCGTGCCTTCCGGGAGGGGGCGCAGGTGGTGACCCTGCTGGGCGCCACGGGCACAGGGAAGACGGCCACCATGGCGTGGGTCATCGAGCAACTGCAGCTCCCCACCCTGGTCATCGCCCACAACAAGACCCTGGCGGGCCAGCTGGCCGCGGAGTTCAAGCAGTTCTTCCCCCATAACGCGGTGGAGTACTTCGTCAGTTACTACGACTACTACCAGCCCGAGGCCTACGTGCCCCAGACGGACACCTACATCGAGAAGGATGCGCTCATCAACGACGAGATCGACAAGCTGCGCCACTCGGCCACCAGCAGCCTGTTCGAGCGCAAGGACGTCATCGTGGTGGCCAGTGTCTCCTGCATCTACGGCCTGGGCGCGCCGGAAGACTACCGGGACCTGGTGCTGTCGCTGCGGGTGGGCAACGAGATGCCCCGGGAACAGATCCTGCGCAAGCTGGTGGACATCCAGTACGCGCGCAACGACGTGGACTTCCAGCGGGGCACCTTCCGGGTGCGGGGCGACGTGATCGAGATCTTCCCGGCGTCCATGGCCGAGCGGGCCATCCGGGTGGAGCTCTTCGGCGATGAGATCGACCGGCTGGCGGAGATCGACGCCCTGACGGGAGAGGTGCTGGCCTACCGGGACCACGTGGCGATCTACCCGGCCAGCCACTACGTCACCCACGAGTGGAAGCTCAAGCGGGCCATCGAGTCCATCGAGCGGGAGCTGGAACAGCGGCTGGCGGAGCTGCGGGCCAGGGACAAGCTGCTTGAGGCCCAGCGCCTGGAGCAGCGCACCCGGTACGACCTGGAGATGCTGCGCGAGGTGGGCTACTGCAGCGGCATCGAGAACTACTCGCGCCACCTGACCGGGCGGTCGCCCGGCGAGCCGCCCTACACCTTGCTGGATTACTTCCCCCGGCCCTTTCTGTGCATCATCGACGAATCCCACGTGACCATCCCCCAGCTGCGGGCCATGTACGAGGGGGAGATGTCCCGCAAGGACTCGCTGATCGAATACGGCTTCCGGTTGCCGTCCGCCCGGGACAACCGGCCGCTCAAGTTCGAGGAGTTCTGGGAGAAGGTCGGGCAGGTGCTCTTCGTCTCGGCCACGCCGGGGCCCTTCGAGCGGGAGCACTCCGACGTGATCGTGGAGCAGATCGTCCGGCCTACAGGCCTTCTGGACCCCGAGATCGAGGTGCGTCCCACCCGGGGGCAGATCGAGGACCTGCTGGGGGAGATCCGCCAGCGGGTCGAACGCGGCCACCGGGTGCTGGTGACCACCCTGACCAAGCGCATGGCCGAAGACCTGACGGACTACTTGCGGGAGATGGGCATCAAGGTCCGCTACCTCCATTCGGAGGTCGACACCCTGGAGCGGATGGAGATCATCCGCGACCTGCGCCTGGGCGTGTTCGACGTGCTGGTGGGCATCAACCTGCTGCGGGAGGGGCTTGACCTGCCCGAGGTCTCCCTGGTGGCCATCCTGGACGCGGACAAGGAAGGGTACCTGCGGTCGACCACCGCCCTGATCCAGACCATCGGGCGGGCGGCCCGCAACGTGGAAGGCAAGGTCATCATGTATGCCGACACCATCACCGATTCCATGCGCCAGGCCATCGAGGAGACCTACCGGCGGCGCAAGATCCAGGAGGAATACAACCGCCGGCACGGGATCACGCCCCAGACGGTGCGCAAGGCGGTGCGGGACGTGATCGAGGCGACCCATGCTGCGGAGCGGCCGCCGGAGTACCTGGCGGGGAAGCGGCTCTCCGACCTGCCCCGCCACCAGATTCCCGAGATCGTCAAGAAGCTGCGCAAGGAGATGGAAGAGGCGGCGCGGGATCTGGAGTTCGAGCGGGCGGCCCTCCTGCGCGACATGATTCTGGAGCTGGAGGCGCGCCGCTTGGGCCAGCCGGTCGGCCGGGACACCCTGCGGGCGGCGGCCACCGCCGGCGCCGGGGGCGGCCCATCCCCCGCCGCCCGGCGCCGGGGCCGGGCCGGGCGCGCCGGCAGGTGA
- a CDS encoding AI-2E family transporter, with protein sequence MATEPPKQPALPPAGAPGPAGPAWSTLVGLLNILAGAGVLWLVWWVLSHFGRTLALLGLAGVLAFLLEPAVSFLERGMRSRALAALLLYLAFVALLALGVVYLAGPIKEQAQELFWSVPRYRQQVAEAVPILQNYMELLREFLARYGVSVEPQDLAGQFLQRVAGSTNRILAGVTALVTGIGTTLANAVLVLVISIYLVVDGSGLNRQMLGYLPARYRRPVRRAQSVALRVFGGYLRGQLLLGLIIGLVVGIGMSLLGIPYPALLGVIAGVMELLPIVGAVLGAIPAILVALFQPWPAVLYVTLFFIVVQQVEGNLLVPRITGQAVGLHPLATLLALLAGYEVAGVLGAILAVPVAAVAQALLREFNPPDPDPGEPGGGGNRGKPRRPSRAPRPVGAQAPAPPGDAEDPGREANEPAGAGSPGPLPPERREQEPAREGQDPPPPARGPRVVITRRPA encoded by the coding sequence TTGGCGACGGAACCGCCCAAGCAGCCGGCCTTACCCCCGGCGGGAGCGCCGGGGCCGGCCGGGCCGGCCTGGTCCACCCTGGTGGGGCTCCTCAACATCCTGGCCGGCGCGGGTGTGCTCTGGCTCGTCTGGTGGGTGCTCTCCCACTTTGGCCGCACCCTGGCCCTGCTCGGACTGGCGGGGGTGCTGGCGTTTCTGCTGGAACCGGCCGTCAGCTTCCTGGAGCGGGGCATGCGCAGCCGGGCCCTGGCCGCCCTGTTGCTCTACCTGGCTTTTGTTGCGCTGCTGGCCCTGGGCGTGGTCTACCTGGCCGGCCCCATCAAGGAGCAGGCCCAGGAGCTGTTCTGGTCCGTGCCGCGCTACCGGCAGCAGGTGGCGGAAGCGGTGCCCATCCTGCAAAACTACATGGAGCTCCTGCGGGAATTCCTGGCGCGCTACGGGGTCAGCGTGGAGCCCCAGGATCTCGCCGGCCAGTTCCTGCAGCGGGTGGCCGGCAGCACCAACCGCATCCTGGCCGGCGTGACCGCGCTGGTCACCGGCATCGGCACCACCCTGGCCAACGCCGTGCTGGTGCTGGTGATCTCCATCTACCTGGTGGTCGACGGTTCCGGGCTCAACAGGCAGATGCTGGGTTACCTGCCCGCCCGGTACCGCCGGCCCGTCCGCCGCGCCCAGTCGGTGGCCTTGCGGGTCTTCGGCGGCTACCTGCGGGGCCAGCTGCTGCTGGGCCTGATCATCGGCCTGGTGGTCGGAATCGGCATGAGCCTTCTGGGCATTCCTTACCCGGCCCTGCTGGGCGTCATCGCGGGGGTTATGGAGCTGCTGCCCATCGTGGGCGCCGTCCTGGGTGCCATCCCGGCCATCCTGGTGGCCCTGTTCCAGCCGTGGCCTGCCGTCCTCTACGTGACCCTGTTCTTCATCGTGGTCCAGCAAGTGGAGGGCAACCTGCTGGTGCCCCGCATCACGGGCCAGGCCGTCGGGCTCCACCCCCTGGCCACCCTGCTGGCCCTGCTGGCCGGCTACGAAGTGGCCGGTGTCCTGGGGGCGATCCTGGCGGTGCCGGTGGCCGCCGTCGCCCAGGCACTGCTGCGGGAGTTCAACCCGCCCGACCCGGACCCCGGCGAACCCGGCGGTGGGGGCAACCGGGGGAAACCCCGCCGCCCCAGTCGTGCGCCCCGCCCCGTGGGGGCTCAAGCTCCAGCCCCGCCCGGGGACGCTGAAGACCCGGGCCGCGAGGCGAACGAACCGGCCGGTGCCGGATCGCCCGGGCCCCTGCCCCCGGAACGCCGCGAGCAGGAACCGGCCCGCGAGGGGCAAGACCCGCCGCCCCCCGCCCGCGGCCCGCGGGTCGTCATCACCCGCCGGCCCGCCTGA
- a CDS encoding PDZ domain-containing protein — MKGSLELWGLPLGELARLLAADTLPAALLNPGTAPLFLLVLGLVAFQYARIGQMEARLYGRPLVPLWHRVLTAIAAGLLGGFIGGLVITAAGVVLEPRDVTPLWPVALGLALIRPRFLCFAYATGLIGASHLLLGWPQVHVPGLVALVGALHLAEAVLVYVDGAEGATPVLARNGRGEVVGGFLLQRFWPVPAAILVLVNLTAPGGGIEMPSWWPLVGPADPARLNAAGWIVVALPLVAGLGYSDLALTATPGTRSRQTALVMVLYSAALVAMAALAERDARWLWPAVLASPLLHEGMIQLGIARERWGRPLFGPPAQGARVLWVWPRSPAAALGLQAGDVILTANGRPVRRESDLRAVSMDLWEGPLRVFDLELEIQRGNRRLTRRLQRFDPGAPFGALLVPPPGDPVSPLIDLGRGKHLFGA; from the coding sequence ATGAAGGGGTCTCTCGAGCTCTGGGGATTGCCTCTCGGGGAGCTGGCCCGGCTGCTGGCCGCCGACACCCTGCCGGCGGCCCTTCTCAACCCGGGCACGGCGCCCCTCTTCCTCCTGGTCCTGGGGTTGGTGGCCTTTCAGTACGCCCGCATCGGGCAGATGGAAGCTCGGCTCTACGGCCGCCCGCTGGTGCCGTTGTGGCACCGGGTGCTGACGGCCATCGCGGCGGGCTTGCTGGGCGGATTCATCGGAGGGCTGGTGATCACGGCGGCCGGCGTGGTGCTCGAGCCCCGGGACGTCACCCCGCTGTGGCCCGTGGCGCTGGGGCTGGCGCTCATCCGGCCGCGCTTCCTTTGCTTTGCCTACGCCACCGGGTTGATCGGGGCCAGCCACCTGCTGCTGGGGTGGCCCCAGGTCCATGTGCCGGGACTGGTGGCCCTGGTGGGGGCGTTGCACCTGGCCGAGGCCGTGCTGGTATACGTCGACGGGGCCGAGGGGGCCACGCCGGTCCTGGCGCGCAACGGTCGCGGCGAGGTGGTGGGCGGGTTCCTCCTGCAGCGGTTCTGGCCGGTGCCGGCGGCCATCCTGGTGCTGGTCAACCTGACGGCGCCGGGCGGTGGCATCGAGATGCCCTCCTGGTGGCCGCTGGTCGGACCCGCCGATCCTGCGCGGTTGAACGCTGCGGGCTGGATCGTGGTCGCTCTGCCCCTCGTAGCGGGCCTTGGCTACTCCGACCTGGCCCTGACGGCCACCCCGGGCACCCGCTCCCGCCAAACGGCTCTGGTGATGGTCCTGTACAGCGCCGCCCTGGTGGCCATGGCGGCTCTGGCGGAGCGGGACGCCCGGTGGCTGTGGCCGGCCGTCCTGGCGTCGCCGCTCCTGCACGAAGGAATGATCCAGCTGGGAATTGCCCGCGAGCGGTGGGGGCGCCCCCTCTTTGGCCCGCCCGCCCAGGGGGCCCGGGTGCTCTGGGTCTGGCCGCGGTCGCCGGCAGCGGCGCTGGGCTTGCAAGCGGGCGACGTGATCCTCACGGCCAACGGGCGGCCGGTGCGCAGGGAGAGCGATCTGCGGGCCGTGTCCATGGACCTGTGGGAGGGGCCGCTGCGGGTCTTCGACCTGGAGCTCGAGATCCAGCGAGGCAACCGGCGCCTGACCCGTCGGCTGCAGCGTTTCGACCCCGGGGCACCCTTCGGGGCGCTGCTGGTGCCCCCGCCGGGGGATCCGGTGTCGCCGCTGATCGACCTGGGCCGTGGCAAACACTTGTTTGGCGCTTGA